TACCGACACTTCGAGAACAGGCGGGAGATTCTCCTGGCCGTGCTGGACGGCGTGAGCATGCGCCTCATTACAATATACAATCCCGAGGGAGACGCGATTAATCGCATCAAGCGCACCAGCGAGGCCTTTTACAATTTCGTCATGACCCACCCGGAGGACGCGCGGGTCCTCCTGGAATTCGTCTGCTCCTCCCCGTCGGAAGGCCTCAGGGAGAATGTCCGGGAAAAGATGCTCCTGATCATAGGAATGGCCCGGGGATTGCTCGACGAGGGCGTCCGCCAGGGATCCCTGAAGAAAAACCTTGATATCGACACCAAGGCCTGGGAGATCTTCTCCCACGGCTTCACCCTGAATTTTGCCTCTCTCCTCGGTTTCGGCGATTATCTTACCAGGGACAAGGCGATGAGCATCATAGAATCCATCATCGCGCAGATCAAGAAATAGGCGCCCCCTTGTCATCCGCAGGGGATGTCGCCGAAAGCGCGGTCACGTGACCGCGCCTACATGATATTTGCGCCCTTTCTATATGAAGGACCCACAATGGGGTTGACCCGATCAGACCTCACCCCCTCGGTCCCCCTCTCCTCTGAGGAGAGGGGGAGGATCAAAGAAACACCGTCTATCCCAAAAATTCCGAAAAAATAAATATTAATATATTGACAAATATTTATGTTAGTTATTTATAACCAACATAAATAAAAATAAGTTATTGGAAACTAACTTATTTTAAACAGCGACAACTCAAGGGTGACGCATTGACGCATAACCCGTTGAGAATATCAACACAACGGCGGAGGATTTTTATGAAAGCATTGATTATGGGCGGCGGCATGGCTGGTCTTGCCACCGCGGTCAACCTGATCGACCAGGGCATAGAAGTGGAGCTGATCGAGTCCGACGAGATCTTCGGCGGCCGCGCCAACTCGTGGCTCGACAAGGACGGCGACATGATAGACAACGCGCTCCATGTCTTTTTTCCGTACTATGTGAACCTTCTCAACTTTTTCAAAAAGATGGGCATCGAGAAGAATATCGTCTGGAAGAGCCAGGACTTCTACTACGCGCAGGAGAACGGCAACCAGCCGGTCCTGCATATCCCCAACCTGCCGGCGCCGCTCCACGCGGGCATGGCCTTTTTCTACCTCATGAAATCCTACAAGGGGATCCCGAAGCTCGACATGATCAGGGCCATGATAACCTGCGCGGGCATGATGGGCATCTCGAAGAAAAAGCTCGACGAGCTCGACAGGCTCTCCTGGGCGGAATGGACCATCAAGAACGGCCCCGAGGGCGCCTTCAAGATGTTCGAGCCTGCGATCTACGGCCTGACCTTTACTGACCGGTACGCCATATCTGTCAAGGTGATGCTCAACTGGCTTCTGAAAGTCGCGGCATCGGCCAAGTCGTCCCGCGTGGGCTTCGCCAACGGCGGCCTCGGCGAGATCTGGGTGCAGAGCTGCGTTGACTACATCAGGAGCAAGGGCGGGAAATGCGAGATTAAAAAGGAAGTCACCGCCATCGACGTGAAGGACGGAAAGATCGAGAGCGTTACGGTGAACGGCAAGGAGAAGAAGAGCGCCGACATCTACGTGTCGGCCATGAGCCCCTACGCGCTGCGGAAGATCATGCCGGCCGAATCGTACCGGCTGCAATATTTCGAGGACCTGACCCATTTCGAGGAGGCGGCCTCCATGTCGATCCAGATCTGGTACGACCGGAAGATCACCGACGTCGACGTGACCTTCTTCTCCAGCGACGTGACCTTCAACACCTACGCGGACCTCTCCAACGTGCTGCCCCATATCTTCAAGGGCGGCTCCATGATGGAGATGGTCATCGCCCCGGCGGAGCAGCTGCGCCACCTCCCGGACGAGATCATTTTCGAGAAATGCCGGGATGACATCAAGAAGCTCTTCCCCAAGGCCCGGGAGGCAACGATCAAGAAGTGGGTGCTGGTGCGGCAGCGTCAGAACGTGTACAAGCCCACGCCGGGAATGGAGTCGCACCGACCCTTCCAGCGCTCGCCCTATCCGAACTTCTACCTCACCGGCGACTGGACCAAGACGCACGTCAGCTCCGGCGGCATGGAGGCGACGATCTGGAACGCCAACAAGTGCTCCGAGCTGGTCATCCAGGACAAGCTGGGAAAGACGATCCCGCTCAACACGGAGTTCAAGCCAGGCAAGGGACTTCTGCCCCTGGTGCGGCCGATGATGTTCGCCGCGAAGTGGGGCATCAGGGCCGCGGCCGTGATCGCCCTTGTGTGGCTTTCCCTCAAGGCCTTCGGCTTTTCGGCCGGCCTGGGCACCCTCGTGGGCATGCTTGGATTATAATTGCGATAAAACAAGTCAGGAGCTATATATGAAACGCAGAATTAGCGCAACGATCATGATGCTTCCGGTGCTGGTATTCCTGGGCCTTCCGGTCTACAGCGCAGAAGCGACGGCAACCGCGACCCAAACCGAGGAGTGGGTCAAGGTGAAGGAAGGAAAAGGAATAGTGAGCTACGGCAAGCCGGGCTCGAAGAACCCCGTAAAGACGGTCTATGCCGTAGGCATCGTCAACGCGTCGGTCCCGGTCATAGAATCGCTCCTCAGGGACGTGGAGTGCCACAACAAGTACGTGCACATGGTGTCCGAGGCGAAAAAGATAGACCTGCCCGGAAAAAGGAACACGATCGACCTGTTCTACGAGTACTGCAGACTGGGCATGCCGTGGCCCGCATGGGACCGGGACGCCATCGGCTCCGCGCAGTTCCTCTACAACAAGGCCTCGGGCGAGCTCAGGGTGATCATCAAGGGCGTCAAGGCCGATGATGTGAAGCCTAACCCGAAAACGATCCGCATGCCCGTGACGAACCTTTCCTTCAAGCTCGTTCCCAAGGGCCCCCAGGAAACCGAGGTGACCTATGCGATCGAGGCGGACCCCGCCATAGCGCTGGCGCCCTTCATCCTCGACATGCTTTTCAAGACGCTGGCTTACAACACGATCGTGAACATGCGGGAGATGGTGAAGCAGGAGAAGTACAGCAAGGCCACCTCCGTCATAACCACGACCCCCTTTTAAGCCGCAGGGGCAGGAGAGGCGACAGGAGCGTATCGATATGAAAACCATAATCATAGGAGCGGGGGTTTCGGGACTGGCGGCTCTGCACACCCTGCGCAAGGCCGGGGTTGACGCGGTCTGCCTCGAGGCCACGAACAAGGCCGGGGGCCGGGTCGCCACGGTGCGGCGGGACGGGTTCATCATGGACGTGGGCGCGCAGTTCTTCTTCCGCTACTATGATACGTGCTTTGGCCTCTGCCGCGAGATGGGACTGGGCGATGACATCGTCCGGTTCCCCTTCAAGGCGGCGCTCCCGGACATGGGCCATGGCAACAGGCTCACGCCGATCCTCGCCTCGATCAGGCCGATGGATATTCCCCGGGTGCTCTGCGACCTTGTCCGCTTCAGGGGCGTCTCCCTTCGCTCGATACGGGAGCTCCTTCCCCTGGTGCCGACCCTGGCCGCGCGGAACAGGAGCTTCCGATTCATCAGGCCGGAGGATACCCTTGACCTGGACAACGAGTCCCTGGCGGAGTACGTGATCCGGAAAGGCGGGGTCGAGGCCCTGGAGAGGATCCTGCAGCCGGTGGCGTCCTGCATGACCCTGGGAGAGCCGGAAGAGCTGGGAGCCGGATACGGCCTGGGTCTCTTCTGGTACATGATCAACGGTCTCTGGACCCTCAGGAACGGCATCGGGTCCCTGAGCGAGCGCCTCCATGAGAGGTATCGCGACCATATACGCTGCTCCATGGCGGTGTCCAGGGTCGTCATAGAAAAGGGAAAGGTGAAGGGCGTGGAGACGCCGGCGGGCTTCATGGACGCCGACGCCGTGATCTGCGCCACCACCGCCACGAAGGCCCTGGAGATAATTCCGGACCTTCCGCCGGCGATGGCTGGCCCCCTGAGCACCGCCACGTACAGCAAGTGCTGCCACGTGATGTTCGCCCTGGAGAAGCGGCTTCTTCCATTCGGGTGGTACGCTGTGGCCCTTCCCCGGCGGACGGGCTCTCCCATGGCGGGCTTTGCCGACAGTTCCATCAAGTCCCCCCTGTACGCGCCCCCCTGGGGAGGGATGGTGAACTGCTTCACCTACGGCAAACACGCGGAGGAAATGAACAGGATGCCGGACGAGAAGGTGATACGGTTGATAACCGATGATATCAAAAGATTCGTGCCGTCGATGCCGTCAAAGCCGCTCTTCACCGAGATCTACCGGTATGACGAGGCGGTCTGCACCGCCGGCGCGGGCATGGTCACGGCCATGCATAATATGAAGACCCATCACTACAGGGACGTGCCGGGCCTCGCCCTGGCGGGCGAATACCTGTACATGCCCTCCGTGGACGGGGCGATCCGTAGCGGCATTGACGCGGCGGAATCATTGCTGAAATGAACAGGGAGCAGGGATAGGATATGAAACAGAGAAAAGAGATCACCATATACGGCTGCGGCATGTCGGGACTGGTGGCCGCCATCAACCTCGCCCGGGATGGATATTCCGTCCTGGTGAAGGATAAGGAAAAGGGCTACGGCGGGGACACGATGTACAATCCATCTACCCACTGCACCCCCATCGACCGGAAGCGCACCTCCGATTACATCGGCATAGACATTTCCACGGTCTTTTATCCCCTCATCGCCTGCCCCTTCTAT
Above is a genomic segment from Spirochaetota bacterium containing:
- a CDS encoding TetR/AcrR family transcriptional regulator, which gives rise to MAQKKRRVPTAQRQEQIIRAATSLIAEQGLSGASMGRIAEIVGISEPAIYRHFENRREILLAVLDGVSMRLITIYNPEGDAINRIKRTSEAFYNFVMTHPEDARVLLEFVCSSPSEGLRENVREKMLLIIGMARGLLDEGVRQGSLKKNLDIDTKAWEIFSHGFTLNFASLLGFGDYLTRDKAMSIIESIIAQIKK
- a CDS encoding FAD-dependent oxidoreductase — protein: MKALIMGGGMAGLATAVNLIDQGIEVELIESDEIFGGRANSWLDKDGDMIDNALHVFFPYYVNLLNFFKKMGIEKNIVWKSQDFYYAQENGNQPVLHIPNLPAPLHAGMAFFYLMKSYKGIPKLDMIRAMITCAGMMGISKKKLDELDRLSWAEWTIKNGPEGAFKMFEPAIYGLTFTDRYAISVKVMLNWLLKVAASAKSSRVGFANGGLGEIWVQSCVDYIRSKGGKCEIKKEVTAIDVKDGKIESVTVNGKEKKSADIYVSAMSPYALRKIMPAESYRLQYFEDLTHFEEAASMSIQIWYDRKITDVDVTFFSSDVTFNTYADLSNVLPHIFKGGSMMEMVIAPAEQLRHLPDEIIFEKCRDDIKKLFPKAREATIKKWVLVRQRQNVYKPTPGMESHRPFQRSPYPNFYLTGDWTKTHVSSGGMEATIWNANKCSELVIQDKLGKTIPLNTEFKPGKGLLPLVRPMMFAAKWGIRAAAVIALVWLSLKAFGFSAGLGTLVGMLGL
- a CDS encoding FAD-dependent oxidoreductase, translated to MKTIIIGAGVSGLAALHTLRKAGVDAVCLEATNKAGGRVATVRRDGFIMDVGAQFFFRYYDTCFGLCREMGLGDDIVRFPFKAALPDMGHGNRLTPILASIRPMDIPRVLCDLVRFRGVSLRSIRELLPLVPTLAARNRSFRFIRPEDTLDLDNESLAEYVIRKGGVEALERILQPVASCMTLGEPEELGAGYGLGLFWYMINGLWTLRNGIGSLSERLHERYRDHIRCSMAVSRVVIEKGKVKGVETPAGFMDADAVICATTATKALEIIPDLPPAMAGPLSTATYSKCCHVMFALEKRLLPFGWYAVALPRRTGSPMAGFADSSIKSPLYAPPWGGMVNCFTYGKHAEEMNRMPDEKVIRLITDDIKRFVPSMPSKPLFTEIYRYDEAVCTAGAGMVTAMHNMKTHHYRDVPGLALAGEYLYMPSVDGAIRSGIDAAESLLK